A region from the Deltaproteobacteria bacterium genome encodes:
- a CDS encoding tetratricopeptide repeat protein has product MKKTFTTFLIIVLITSLSGCIRTSEDIRLDKEFRELKTNVDLNNQKLNTKIDTQIASVRQNQVDMLSKLDSTKNDIQDLRNRMDILEHRFNKLSREFNVFAATGLSNTDTEQRLSALETSMTAVEAWMSLSTVSSRALTHHTESTIKPRVLTLDNAVRLFKAKKFEQAKPVFEKYSKKGNTLEKERSFFYLGEIAYNTKDYKTAIANYGIIVEKYPKSSLITDTYYMIGKSFVKIGSKDKAKLFFEELISKYPNDRLSKEARKELKKLKN; this is encoded by the coding sequence ATGAAAAAAACATTTACAACGTTTTTAATTATAGTTTTAATTACAAGCTTATCAGGGTGTATCAGGACGAGCGAGGATATAAGGCTTGATAAAGAATTTAGGGAACTAAAGACAAATGTTGATTTGAATAATCAAAAGCTTAATACGAAGATTGATACCCAGATAGCAAGTGTAAGACAGAATCAGGTTGATATGCTTTCAAAACTTGATTCCACAAAAAATGATATCCAGGATCTGAGGAATAGAATGGACATATTAGAACATAGATTTAATAAGCTCAGCAGAGAATTTAATGTTTTTGCTGCGACAGGGCTTTCGAATACCGATACAGAGCAAAGGCTATCCGCACTTGAAACATCAATGACAGCGGTGGAGGCGTGGATGAGTCTTTCAACCGTTTCTTCCCGCGCGTTAACCCACCATACAGAAAGCACTATAAAGCCAAGGGTACTGACACTGGATAACGCCGTAAGGTTGTTTAAAGCCAAAAAGTTTGAACAGGCAAAGCCTGTATTTGAAAAATATTCAAAGAAAGGTAATACTCTTGAGAAAGAGAGATCTTTCTTTTATCTTGGTGAGATAGCTTATAATACAAAAGATTATAAAACTGCGATTGCGAATTACGGGATTATTGTAGAGAAATATCCAAAGAGTTCCCTTATAACGGATACATACTATATGATAGGCAAAAGTTTTGTAAAGATTGGCTCTAAAGATAAAGCAAAATTATTTTTTGAGGAACTCATATCAAAGTATCCCAATGATAGATTAAGTAAAGAGGCGCGGAAGGAATTAAAGAAACTCAAGAATTGA
- a CDS encoding acyl-CoA dehydrogenase family protein, whose translation MRNENITKPVGGGFLLEPAASRDVFTPEEFTEEQLSFVDTANDFMEKDVMPLVDQMEEHDKKIDINVKLMKKAGEIGLLMIEIPEEFGGLGRDLSTSLRVSEKIAKSGAFAATILAHNGIGTLPIVYFGNDEQKKKYLPKLATSEMIAAYGLTETGYGSDALGAKTKAVLSKDGKYYILNGEKQFITNSGFADLFIIYAKVDGDKFTAFIVEKNSEGLSTGKEENKMGIRGSSTRSVILNDVKVPVENVLGEIGKGHQSALGVLDIGRIKLGAASIGGCKEIMKFVTQYANQRKQFDQPISNFGMIRRKFADIMIKTYATESMAYRTSGMIDSSITALDHKASDFSKKAARIFEDYDIEASIMKVYGSEVLGFVVDEAVQSYGGYGFIEEYPVARAYRDARINRIFEGTNEINRLLIPATILKRSMKGELDFMGRLNEILAEIKADKVNKQAENGLIGVEKLATDIAKKIAIYATGVAVQKYMSQLTDKMFNFGRGEYLFENIANMIMEIYAMDSAIARTLKLSRIRGESKVNIPMLMTKAFVYEGLNKVTLLARYVLGDTAEDNAEEFGKYNKAMSRLAYVYPLNLSAIKDKIAQHAIENEGYVL comes from the coding sequence ATGAGAAACGAAAACATTACAAAGCCTGTAGGCGGCGGATTTTTATTAGAGCCTGCAGCATCAAGGGACGTCTTCACACCGGAAGAATTTACAGAAGAACAATTGAGTTTTGTGGATACTGCAAATGACTTTATGGAAAAGGACGTAATGCCTTTAGTAGATCAGATGGAAGAGCATGACAAAAAGATAGACATCAATGTTAAACTTATGAAAAAAGCGGGCGAGATTGGTCTTTTGATGATAGAAATCCCCGAAGAATTCGGCGGTCTTGGCAGGGATCTCTCTACATCACTACGCGTATCCGAGAAAATAGCAAAATCAGGTGCATTTGCTGCAACAATACTTGCACACAACGGGATAGGGACACTTCCAATAGTTTATTTTGGCAATGACGAACAGAAAAAGAAGTATCTGCCAAAACTCGCCACCTCCGAGATGATAGCTGCTTATGGGCTTACAGAAACAGGCTACGGCTCCGATGCGTTAGGCGCAAAAACAAAGGCGGTATTAAGTAAGGATGGCAAATACTACATACTCAACGGAGAAAAACAGTTTATAACAAACTCAGGTTTTGCGGATCTTTTTATCATATATGCAAAAGTCGATGGCGATAAGTTTACAGCCTTTATAGTTGAAAAAAATTCTGAAGGCTTATCAACCGGAAAAGAAGAAAACAAGATGGGAATAAGAGGTTCTTCCACAAGATCGGTCATACTTAATGACGTTAAGGTGCCTGTAGAAAATGTGCTCGGAGAGATCGGCAAGGGTCATCAGTCTGCATTGGGTGTACTTGATATCGGGAGAATTAAACTCGGGGCAGCTTCTATAGGCGGATGTAAAGAGATTATGAAATTCGTAACACAGTATGCAAATCAAAGAAAACAGTTTGATCAGCCGATATCTAACTTTGGTATGATAAGAAGAAAATTTGCAGACATAATGATCAAAACTTATGCGACTGAAAGCATGGCTTACAGGACATCGGGGATGATCGATAGCAGTATCACAGCACTCGATCATAAAGCATCCGATTTCAGCAAGAAGGCTGCAAGAATATTTGAGGACTATGATATAGAAGCATCCATAATGAAGGTTTACGGATCAGAAGTACTGGGATTTGTAGTTGATGAAGCCGTGCAATCATATGGAGGATACGGTTTTATTGAGGAATACCCGGTTGCAAGGGCATACAGAGATGCAAGAATAAACAGAATATTTGAAGGCACAAATGAAATAAACAGACTTCTTATTCCTGCAACCATACTTAAGAGATCCATGAAAGGTGAACTGGATTTTATGGGTAGACTAAACGAGATCCTTGCCGAGATAAAGGCCGACAAAGTCAATAAACAAGCTGAAAACGGACTTATTGGGGTTGAAAAGCTTGCAACAGATATTGCCAAAAAAATTGCTATCTATGCAACAGGTGTTGCTGTTCAAAAATATATGTCACAATTAACAGACAAAATGTTTAATTTTGGAAGGGGCGAGTACCTTTTTGAGAATATCGCCAATATGATAATGGAAATATACGCTATGGATTCAGCAATAGCAAGGACATTGAAACTTTCAAGGATACGGGGTGAATCAAAGGTAAACATACCCATGCTCATGACAAAGGCATTTGTTTATGAGGGTTTAAACAAAGTTACACTTCTTGCAAGGTACGTACTTGGTGACACAGCAGAAGATAATGCCGAAGAATTCGGTAAATACAACAAGGCAATGTCAAGGCTTGCGTACGTATATCCACTTAATCTATCAGCCATCAAAGACAAAATTGCACAACATGCTATTGAAAATGAAGGGTACGTATTATAA
- a CDS encoding division/cell wall cluster transcriptional repressor MraZ, translated as MEFIGRHKHRIDKKGRVSVPSAFRKILSEEYDNHVIISNGLNYLEIYPYAVFKKRIDRLNTLPSTLDIVEDYKRFQLGDATDYLIDELGRLLIPSYLREEAGLKEEVIIIGMADAFEIWDADTYGKEHQRLKDNFHNIKKGISEHGV; from the coding sequence ATGGAATTTATAGGAAGGCATAAACATAGGATTGATAAAAAAGGCAGGGTAAGTGTTCCATCCGCATTCAGAAAAATACTGTCCGAGGAATATGATAATCATGTCATTATAAGTAATGGGCTAAACTATCTTGAGATTTACCCTTACGCTGTCTTTAAAAAAAGAATTGATAGATTAAACACGCTGCCGTCGACACTCGACATTGTAGAAGATTATAAACGCTTTCAGCTCGGTGATGCAACTGACTATCTTATAGATGAACTTGGAAGATTACTTATCCCTTCATACCTGCGCGAAGAAGCAGGCCTAAAGGAAGAGGTAATAATCATCGGTATGGCCGATGCATTTGAGATATGGGATGCAGATACTTATGGTAAAGAACATCAAAGGCTTAAAGATAATTTCCATAACATAAAGAAAGGCATATCTGAGCACGGTGTATAA
- the rsmH gene encoding 16S rRNA (cytosine(1402)-N(4))-methyltransferase RsmH: MSPHNKGVYLDATVGHGGHAKAILEASSPDGFVVCVDIDPSALEAAKTNLKDFEQRIKLVNANYKDIKTIIKQSEFEKFDGILLDLGFNVSQIFDESRGFSFIKDGPLDMRFDRSSDLTAYDVVNRFTQEKLAKIIKEYGEEKYFYKIAKAIVIARQKRPIQNTLTLSAIISNVVKRYTRIHPATRTFQAIRIFVNNELENLKSFVDSVKDIVNIEGTIVIISFHSLEDRIVKNVFKQLLTITGPSFTLLTPKPLTADESELDLNRMARSAKLRAVKRVA; the protein is encoded by the coding sequence ATGTCACCTCATAATAAAGGCGTTTATCTTGATGCAACCGTGGGGCATGGAGGGCATGCAAAGGCTATACTGGAGGCATCTTCGCCAGACGGTTTTGTTGTTTGTGTTGATATTGATCCATCCGCACTTGAGGCGGCAAAGACAAACCTTAAGGACTTTGAGCAAAGGATCAAGCTTGTAAATGCCAATTACAAAGATATCAAAACCATTATTAAGCAAAGCGAGTTTGAGAAATTTGACGGGATACTTTTAGACCTTGGTTTTAATGTCTCTCAGATTTTTGATGAATCAAGAGGGTTCAGTTTTATAAAGGACGGACCTCTTGATATGCGGTTTGATAGGTCGTCAGACTTAACAGCATACGATGTGGTAAACAGATTTACGCAGGAGAAGCTTGCAAAGATCATAAAAGAATATGGAGAAGAAAAATATTTTTATAAGATTGCAAAGGCCATAGTTATAGCACGTCAAAAAAGGCCCATACAAAACACACTAACACTTTCAGCGATAATTTCTAATGTAGTAAAAAGATATACACGCATACATCCTGCTACAAGGACGTTTCAGGCGATCAGGATCTTTGTAAACAATGAATTGGAAAATCTTAAATCGTTTGTTGATTCTGTAAAAGATATTGTAAACATTGAAGGAACAATTGTTATAATATCATTTCATTCTCTTGAAGATAGAATTGTAAAAAATGTATTTAAACAGCTATTAACCATAACCGGGCCTTCGTTTACATTGCTGACTCCGAAACCTTTAACAGCGGATGAATCTGAACTTGATTTAAATCGTATGGCGAGAAGTGCAAAACTAAGGGCGGTTAAGAGAGTAGCTTAA
- a CDS encoding cell division protein FtsL has translation MNVKAYVDTHSTDYQSGYTLSLSPVKLLTAVAVVLIFVLFLIWSRIDFIAEGYKISSLNQEIQKLEQETDQYNLEMATLKSRSRIESIAKNKLHLVYAAPDQVILLNR, from the coding sequence ATGAATGTAAAGGCTTATGTAGATACACATTCTACAGATTATCAATCGGGTTATACCCTGAGTTTATCACCGGTAAAATTACTGACAGCAGTTGCAGTTGTTCTTATATTTGTATTATTCTTGATATGGAGCAGGATAGACTTTATAGCAGAAGGCTACAAGATATCATCACTAAATCAAGAGATACAAAAGCTGGAACAGGAAACGGATCAATATAATCTGGAGATGGCGACACTCAAGAGCAGAAGCAGAATTGAATCTATAGCAAAAAACAAATTACACCTGGTTTATGCTGCACCTGATCAAGTAATACTGCTAAATAGATAG
- a CDS encoding transpeptidase family protein, with product MDYRQSIHNTHYPVRIFIIYFLIISGFSIVLSKAFFLQVIKGRKYAEIARHQYSREVKLIPARGVIMDRDGRILTQSVLVDSFYMDPAQVRAKWRTAAILEHVLGVSKEAVYKKMDEDRQFVWIKRLVDPEVGKKLMQYKLDGIYMLREYRRFYPNKNLASSVLGFVDIDSNGLAGMELSLNNYLNGKPYKAIIDVDGHNSPMYTNESFKSRATSGDDVVSTIDINIQFMLEQALSNAVSKYEAQKGIGIIMSPYTGEVLAMANIPDFNPNIYMNYPISAFKNISVEDSYEPGSIFKPFTISSAIDSGIISPTQDIFCDDGDYRVYNITIQDAGRSFGLLSVADIIKYSSNIGAAKIGEKVGPRILYTYLRRFGFGKQTGIELPGESSGILNPINKWSGVSVDTIPFGQGVSATPIQLAVAMCAIANGGILIKPTIVKEIMKPDGKAVTLPPVIRERVISESTAHDMTNMLVRVVNDGGTGLNAQINGYTVAGKTGTAQIPVPKIGGYYKNRFITSFMGFIPAKHPRIVMLIMLIDPKKDQYGGDSAAPVFKEVAERVLPYLGVPSKLNLMATPSSNPSIPDINQIGEYISTQTGFVPDFIGKPIRAVLKQAKEAGIDNIIIKGTGYAVKQNPSPDAPYVKGAVVVNFSMRGKHGI from the coding sequence ATGGACTACAGGCAAAGTATTCATAATACTCATTATCCTGTAAGGATATTTATAATCTATTTTCTAATCATCTCCGGTTTTTCTATAGTTCTGTCCAAGGCTTTTTTTCTACAGGTTATTAAAGGCAGGAAATATGCTGAGATTGCAAGACACCAATATTCTAGAGAAGTAAAACTGATCCCCGCAAGAGGGGTCATTATGGACAGGGACGGCCGCATTCTTACGCAGAGTGTTCTTGTTGATTCTTTCTATATGGATCCTGCACAGGTTCGGGCAAAGTGGAGAACCGCAGCAATTCTTGAGCATGTCCTTGGAGTCAGTAAGGAAGCTGTTTATAAAAAGATGGATGAAGATAGACAGTTTGTATGGATAAAAAGACTTGTGGATCCTGAGGTTGGTAAAAAACTAATGCAGTATAAACTGGATGGCATTTACATGCTGAGAGAGTACAGAAGATTTTATCCGAACAAGAACCTCGCGAGCAGTGTCCTCGGATTCGTTGATATAGATTCAAACGGTTTGGCCGGAATGGAACTGTCATTGAACAACTATCTTAATGGTAAACCATATAAAGCGATTATAGATGTAGATGGACACAACAGTCCTATGTACACGAATGAATCATTTAAGAGTAGAGCAACGTCCGGTGATGATGTTGTTAGTACCATTGACATAAATATTCAGTTCATGCTTGAGCAGGCATTAAGTAATGCTGTGTCTAAATATGAGGCTCAAAAAGGTATAGGAATTATAATGTCGCCATACACGGGTGAAGTTCTTGCAATGGCAAATATACCGGATTTTAATCCTAACATATATATGAATTACCCGATTTCCGCATTTAAAAACATCTCTGTTGAAGACAGCTATGAGCCCGGCTCTATTTTTAAACCGTTTACAATATCATCAGCCATAGATAGTGGCATTATTTCCCCCACGCAAGACATATTTTGCGATGATGGAGATTATAGGGTTTATAATATTACAATCCAGGATGCGGGAAGGTCGTTTGGTTTGTTAAGTGTAGCAGACATAATAAAATATAGCAGTAACATCGGTGCAGCAAAGATAGGTGAGAAGGTGGGCCCGCGTATTCTGTACACATACCTCAGGAGATTTGGCTTTGGCAAGCAAACAGGTATAGAACTACCGGGCGAATCTTCGGGTATCCTTAATCCTATTAATAAATGGTCCGGAGTATCGGTGGATACAATACCATTCGGTCAGGGGGTATCGGCAACACCTATCCAGCTCGCGGTTGCTATGTGCGCAATAGCAAATGGAGGTATACTGATAAAACCGACTATTGTTAAGGAGATAATGAAGCCGGACGGGAAAGCCGTTACACTGCCTCCGGTTATCAGGGAAAGGGTAATATCGGAAAGTACTGCACACGATATGACCAACATGCTTGTGCGGGTTGTAAATGACGGCGGTACGGGTTTGAATGCTCAGATCAACGGGTATACGGTTGCAGGCAAAACAGGTACGGCACAAATCCCTGTTCCAAAAATAGGCGGTTACTACAAGAACAGATTCATAACATCATTTATGGGGTTTATCCCTGCAAAACATCCAAGAATCGTTATGCTGATAATGCTCATTGATCCAAAGAAGGATCAATACGGAGGTGATAGTGCCGCCCCAGTATTTAAAGAAGTTGCAGAAAGGGTTCTGCCGTATCTTGGAGTTCCATCAAAATTAAATCTTATGGCAACGCCTTCGAGTAATCCCTCCATACCGGACATAAATCAGATAGGAGAGTACATAAGTACACAAACGGGTTTTGTCCCTGATTTTATAGGTAAGCCAATAAGGGCTGTTTTAAAGCAGGCAAAAGAAGCTGGGATTGATAACATAATAATAAAAGGTACAGGTTATGCTGTTAAACAGAACCCATCTCCCGATGCGCCATACGTAAAAGGTGCTGTTGTAGTTAATTTCTCTATGAGAGGAAAGCATGGAATTTAA
- a CDS encoding UDP-N-acetylmuramoyl-L-alanyl-D-glutamate--2,6-diaminopimelate ligase: MEFKKLLKAINYTSIHNEMPKDITGIAYDSRKVKSGDLFVAIQGEKKDGIKYENDAVIRGAACVVAKEYNRDIQGICQVVVEDPRLSLSLLAKEFYKNPSSRLCVVGVTGTNGKTTITYLIENIFRIASRKPVIIGTVNYRFMDQRKKAVNTTPESLDINQMMSEYLSQGATDLIMEVSSHAISQRRVNGINFDIAIFTNLTQDHLDYHKTMENYYAAKAQLFEKILPVSNKDNKFAILNSDDPWVKRINIKKGIHVLKFGISSIADTRLIESSVSLDGIKMNLSTPIGIIELSSALVGYYNIYNIMAAVSAAIVAKVDYQHIKQGIESLTGVPGRVERVNNPKGIYAFVDYAHTPDALEKVLRALDGLKKKKLITVFGCGGDRDKGKRPIMGDIAARLSDITIITSDNPRSEASSNIIYDIEQGIKGVKKATDMKNKSTGKFYTVIEDRKDAIKAAIDIAENGDVVLIAGKGHEDYQIFSDKTIHFSDREEIMRCFGLLE, translated from the coding sequence ATGGAATTTAAAAAGCTATTAAAAGCTATAAACTATACATCAATACACAACGAAATGCCCAAAGACATAACCGGCATCGCGTACGACTCAAGAAAGGTAAAGAGCGGCGATTTATTTGTAGCAATCCAGGGTGAAAAAAAGGATGGGATCAAATACGAGAACGATGCGGTTATTAGAGGGGCTGCATGTGTTGTGGCAAAGGAATATAACAGGGACATACAAGGTATCTGCCAGGTAGTAGTTGAAGATCCAAGGCTTTCATTGTCACTACTCGCAAAGGAGTTCTATAAAAATCCATCATCAAGACTTTGTGTCGTCGGGGTTACGGGTACAAATGGAAAAACTACGATAACATACCTTATAGAGAACATATTTAGAATTGCTTCTAGAAAGCCTGTTATTATAGGAACCGTTAATTATAGATTCATGGATCAGCGGAAGAAAGCCGTAAACACAACGCCGGAGTCACTTGATATCAATCAGATGATGAGTGAATACCTGTCTCAGGGTGCAACAGATCTGATCATGGAGGTATCGTCGCATGCCATATCACAACGCAGGGTGAATGGGATTAATTTTGATATAGCCATTTTTACAAATCTTACCCAGGATCACCTTGATTATCATAAAACAATGGAAAACTACTATGCAGCAAAGGCACAGCTTTTTGAAAAGATATTACCCGTAAGTAACAAGGACAACAAGTTTGCAATTCTTAACAGCGATGATCCATGGGTAAAAAGGATTAATATAAAGAAGGGCATACATGTGCTTAAATTCGGGATATCCTCAATAGCAGATACAAGGCTTATAGAATCCTCCGTGTCTCTTGACGGAATAAAGATGAATCTTTCAACGCCGATAGGCATAATTGAACTTTCCTCCGCACTGGTAGGCTATTATAATATTTATAATATAATGGCGGCTGTGTCGGCAGCCATTGTTGCAAAGGTTGACTACCAACACATAAAGCAGGGGATAGAATCACTTACTGGTGTGCCGGGCAGGGTTGAAAGGGTAAATAATCCAAAAGGGATATACGCATTCGTTGATTATGCTCATACACCCGATGCACTCGAAAAGGTACTCAGGGCGCTTGACGGGCTAAAGAAAAAGAAGCTCATAACAGTGTTTGGGTGTGGCGGTGACAGGGATAAAGGTAAGAGGCCTATTATGGGAGATATAGCAGCAAGATTATCTGATATAACGATCATAACATCCGACAATCCACGTTCTGAAGCATCCTCAAACATAATTTATGATATCGAGCAGGGAATTAAAGGCGTTAAAAAAGCCACAGACATGAAAAATAAATCTACAGGAAAATTTTATACGGTAATAGAGGATAGAAAAGATGCTATAAAAGCAGCGATTGATATAGCCGAGAATGGGGACGTTGTTCTGATTGCAGGTAAGGGACACGAAGATTACCAGATATTCAGTGATAAGACCATTCACTTTAGTGATAGGGAAGAGATCATGAGATGCTTCGGATTATTAGAATGA